In Solanum pennellii chromosome 3, SPENNV200, a single window of DNA contains:
- the LOC107012963 gene encoding uncharacterized protein LOC107012963, producing the protein MEMEIEADESFKQAGVIPFKWEIRPGVPKLQHSQLPLIKHDDPQEVADNNRSRPIPETPRRLKPPPAADFNFQQPIEEPRTRSFRSAPRARSDRHVLNLLTRPAMGVVSDWCFPSPLLKRTTEKNTKKKKKSHKIGPKPEPEPDYLSDLETVSRWSVSSRKSISPFHDSLSSSFSSRESSPRRPVSDADWVGFALF; encoded by the coding sequence ATGGAAATGGAAATTGAAGCGGATGAATCATTTAAGCAGGCCGGAGTTATTCCGTTCAAATGGGAAATCCGACCCGGAGTACCCAAGCTTCAACATTCACAACTACCATTAATCAAACATGACGATCCACAAGAAGTAGCTGACAACAATCGGAGCCGTCCAATTCCAGAAACCCCACGTAGGCTTAAACCTCCACCGGCGGCTGATTTCAATTTCCAACAACCAATTGAGGAGCCCCGAACCCGATCCTTCCGGTCAGCTCCACGGGCACGATCAGATAGGCATGTTTTGAATCTATTGACCCGACCCGCTATGGGAGTTGTCTCAGATTGGTGCTTCCCGTCTCCATTGCTGAAGCGAACAACAGAGAAGAatacgaagaagaagaagaagagtcaTAAGATTGGACCCAAACCCGAACCCGAACCCGATTACTTGTCGGATCTAGAGACAGTTTCTAGATGGTCCGTATCTAGCCGGAAGTCAATTTCTCCTTTTCATGATtcactttcttcttcgttttcgTCACGTGAGTCGTCGCCTCGACGACCAGTGAGCGATGCTGATTGGGTTGGCTTTGCTCTGTTTTAG